Proteins encoded in a region of the Pseudomonas denitrificans (nom. rej.) genome:
- a CDS encoding cation diffusion facilitator family transporter, whose protein sequence is MKTEQGILRLSIIVTVLLAGFGIIVGLLSGSFSIVFDGVYSLADASMSGLALMVATLIRRHTTEGDASRRLAERFNMGFWHLEPMVLALNGTLLSGVTLYALINAIGRLLTGGHALEFGFAILYAAVATLVCFALAAVQFRANKRIGSDFVALDAKSWVMSGSISLALLIAFLVGDVATVSGYAHIGPYVDPAVLALICLVILPIPFLTIRQAFKDILLVTPPELKEHVDEVAAAVVSQHGFLAYQAYVAKVGRAQQIELYFIVPPDWPAQTLAEWDRLRDEIGEAIGGEGPNRWLTIAFTTDPLWTR, encoded by the coding sequence ATGAAAACAGAACAGGGCATCCTGCGGCTTTCCATCATCGTTACCGTCCTGCTGGCCGGTTTCGGGATCATCGTCGGCCTGCTTTCGGGGTCCTTCTCCATCGTCTTCGACGGCGTGTACTCCCTGGCCGATGCCAGCATGAGCGGCCTGGCGCTGATGGTGGCGACCCTGATCCGCCGCCATACCACCGAGGGCGACGCCAGCCGGCGTCTGGCCGAGCGCTTCAATATGGGCTTCTGGCACCTGGAACCCATGGTGCTGGCGCTCAACGGCACGCTGCTGTCAGGCGTCACGCTGTACGCGCTGATCAACGCCATCGGCCGGTTGCTGACGGGCGGCCATGCGCTGGAGTTCGGTTTCGCCATCCTCTACGCGGCAGTTGCCACGCTGGTCTGTTTCGCCCTGGCGGCGGTGCAGTTCCGCGCCAACAAACGCATCGGTTCGGACTTCGTCGCCCTCGACGCGAAGTCCTGGGTGATGTCCGGCAGCATTTCCCTGGCCTTGCTGATCGCCTTCCTGGTCGGTGATGTGGCCACCGTGAGCGGCTACGCGCACATCGGCCCTTATGTCGACCCGGCGGTGCTGGCGCTGATCTGCCTGGTGATTCTGCCGATTCCCTTCCTGACCATCCGCCAGGCCTTCAAGGACATCCTCCTGGTCACCCCACCGGAGCTCAAGGAGCACGTCGACGAGGTGGCCGCGGCTGTCGTCTCGCAGCATGGTTTCCTGGCGTACCAGGCCTACGTCGCCAAGGTCGGGCGAGCGCAGCAGATCGAGCTGTATTTCATCGTTCCGCCGGACTGGCCGGCGCAGACGCTCGCCGAATGGGACAGGCTGCGCGACGAGATCGGCGAGGCCATCGGCGGTGAAGGCCCCAATCGCTGGCTGACCATCGCCTTCACCACTGACCCGCTCTGGACCCGCTGA
- a CDS encoding oxidoreductase has translation MNQRWLITGCSRGLGRALAEAVLQAGHRLLATARDPDALADLARIYPQTLRLAPLDVTDPAAAQDAVAQMVEEFGGLDVLVNNAGFGNVNSVEDTSLEEFRREIETNLFGTIIVTKAAIPVLRRQRSGHIIQLSSVGGRIGAPGRAPYSAAKWGVEGFSEVLAREMALVGVRVTIIEPGGLRTDFAGASTTLSEGRLEYDAVVGAVARRQRAYDGQQPGDPQRAAQAILAVAWMDRPPLRLALGSDALQAIENADKARLAELRLWRELSQSSDFPRSA, from the coding sequence ATGAACCAACGATGGCTGATCACCGGTTGCTCCCGTGGCCTGGGCCGCGCGTTGGCCGAGGCCGTGCTGCAGGCCGGGCACCGCCTGCTGGCCACCGCCCGCGATCCGGATGCCCTGGCGGACCTCGCCCGGATCTACCCGCAGACGCTGCGCCTGGCGCCGCTGGACGTCACCGACCCGGCCGCCGCGCAGGACGCCGTGGCGCAGATGGTCGAGGAATTCGGCGGGCTCGACGTGCTGGTCAACAACGCCGGCTTCGGCAACGTCAACTCGGTGGAAGACACCTCGCTGGAGGAGTTCCGCCGGGAGATCGAGACCAACCTGTTCGGCACCATCATCGTCACCAAGGCGGCCATCCCGGTTCTGCGCCGGCAGCGCAGCGGCCACATCATCCAGCTGTCGTCGGTGGGCGGGCGCATCGGCGCGCCAGGGCGTGCGCCCTATTCGGCGGCGAAGTGGGGCGTGGAGGGCTTCTCCGAAGTGCTGGCGCGCGAGATGGCGCTGGTCGGCGTGCGGGTGACGATCATCGAGCCCGGCGGACTGCGCACCGACTTCGCCGGTGCTTCGACGACGCTCTCGGAAGGGCGCCTCGAGTACGACGCCGTGGTCGGTGCGGTGGCGCGCCGGCAGCGCGCCTACGACGGTCAGCAACCGGGTGATCCGCAACGCGCCGCGCAGGCGATCCTCGCGGTGGCCTGGATGGATCGTCCGCCGTTGCGCCTGGCCCTGGGTAGCGATGCGCTGCAGGCCATCGAGAACGCCGACAAGGCACGCCTGGCTGAGCTGCGCCTGTGGCGCGAGCTGAGCCAGTCCAGCGATTTTCCCCGCTCGGCATGA
- a CDS encoding alpha/beta fold hydrolase encodes MKTTLTALALASGLLAGSAVAAPVKPTVVLVHGAFADASSWNGVTRILEKDGYSVIAAANPLRGVASDGAYIGNIVGSVKGPVVLVGHSYGGNVISAAASDRANVKALVYVAAFAPQKGESAAELAGKFPGSTLGPTLAAPVALADGGKDLYIQQDKFHDQFAADVPAGEAALMAAAQRPVTEAALNEKAGAAAWTAIPSWFVYGDADRNIPPQAMAFMAQRAQAKDVEVVSGASHVVMVSHPEAVARSIEKAATGY; translated from the coding sequence ATGAAGACGACCCTCACCGCCCTGGCGCTCGCCAGCGGCCTGCTGGCTGGCAGCGCCGTCGCGGCTCCAGTGAAACCGACGGTGGTGCTGGTGCACGGCGCCTTCGCCGACGCCTCCAGCTGGAACGGCGTGACCCGCATCCTGGAGAAGGACGGCTACAGCGTGATCGCCGCCGCCAACCCGCTGCGCGGCGTGGCCAGCGATGGCGCCTACATCGGCAACATCGTCGGCAGCGTCAAGGGGCCGGTGGTGCTGGTGGGGCATTCCTACGGCGGCAACGTGATCAGCGCGGCGGCCAGTGACCGGGCCAACGTCAAGGCGCTGGTCTACGTCGCCGCGTTCGCCCCGCAGAAGGGGGAGAGCGCTGCCGAACTGGCCGGCAAGTTCCCCGGCAGCACCCTCGGCCCGACCCTGGCCGCCCCGGTGGCGCTGGCCGATGGCGGCAAGGACCTGTACATCCAGCAGGACAAGTTCCACGACCAGTTCGCCGCCGATGTTCCCGCCGGCGAAGCCGCGCTGATGGCGGCAGCGCAGCGGCCGGTCACCGAGGCGGCGTTGAACGAGAAGGCCGGTGCGGCTGCCTGGACGGCCATTCCGTCGTGGTTCGTCTATGGCGATGCGGACCGCAATATTCCGCCGCAGGCGATGGCCTTCATGGCCCAGCGCGCCCAGGCGAAGGACGTCGAGGTGGTCAGCGGGGCTTCCCATGTGGTGATGGTCTCGCACCCCGAGGCGGTGGCGCGCTCCATCGAGAAGGCGGCTACCGGCTACTGA
- a CDS encoding epoxide hydrolase family protein has translation MPAALLSPHLRRRFSRTLMASAVGLFLLGDGQHHLLQQTFAATASSAATADESVRPFRIQVPQEQLDDLRRRIAATRWPDRETVNDTSQGIQLEKVRALVDYWGKDYDWRRAEARLNALPQFITRIDGVDIQFIHVRSKEPHAMPLILTHGWPGSPLEFLKTIGPLTDPVAYGGRAEDAFDVVIPAIPGHGFSGRPTATGWGPDRVARAWDVLMKRLGYSHYVSQGGDHGSVISDALGRLAPPGLLGIHLNMPATVPPELVGPINSGAPAPAGLGADERRAFDALSTFFGRNAAYGAMMVTRPQTIGYSLADSPAGMAAWMYEKFAAWTDSGGEPERVLSRDEMLDDISLYWLTNTGASSSRFYWENNNNNFSAAAQKTAQIKVPVAITVFPGEIYRAPKSWAQRAYPSLDYFHAVDKGGHFAAWEQPQLFSEELREAFRPLRAGLTSH, from the coding sequence ATGCCTGCCGCCTTGTTATCGCCTCACCTTCGCCGCCGCTTCAGCCGCACGCTCATGGCCTCCGCCGTGGGCCTGTTCCTGCTCGGTGACGGCCAGCATCACCTGCTCCAACAGACCTTTGCCGCGACCGCCAGCAGCGCCGCCACCGCCGATGAAAGCGTGCGGCCATTCCGCATCCAGGTGCCGCAGGAACAACTGGACGATCTGCGCCGGCGCATCGCCGCGACGCGCTGGCCGGACCGCGAGACGGTCAACGATACCTCGCAGGGCATCCAGCTGGAGAAAGTCCGAGCGCTGGTGGACTACTGGGGCAAGGACTATGACTGGCGCCGCGCCGAAGCCCGGCTCAACGCGCTGCCGCAGTTCATCACCCGTATCGATGGCGTGGACATCCAGTTCATCCACGTGCGCTCGAAAGAGCCGCATGCCATGCCGCTGATTCTCACTCACGGCTGGCCCGGCTCGCCGCTGGAGTTCCTCAAGACCATCGGCCCGCTGACCGACCCGGTGGCTTATGGCGGGCGCGCGGAAGACGCCTTCGACGTGGTGATCCCGGCGATCCCCGGCCATGGCTTTTCCGGCAGGCCGACCGCCACCGGCTGGGGCCCGGACCGGGTGGCCCGCGCCTGGGACGTGCTGATGAAGCGCCTGGGCTACAGCCACTATGTGTCCCAGGGTGGCGACCATGGCTCGGTGATCTCCGATGCCCTCGGCCGCCTGGCCCCGCCCGGCCTGCTGGGCATCCACCTGAACATGCCGGCGACGGTGCCGCCGGAACTGGTCGGGCCGATCAACAGCGGCGCTCCGGCTCCAGCCGGGCTGGGCGCCGACGAGCGCCGCGCCTTCGACGCGCTGAGTACCTTCTTCGGCCGCAATGCCGCCTACGGCGCGATGATGGTGACCCGCCCGCAGACCATCGGCTATTCCCTGGCCGATTCGCCCGCCGGCATGGCCGCGTGGATGTACGAGAAATTCGCTGCCTGGACCGACAGCGGTGGCGAGCCCGAGCGCGTGCTGAGCCGCGACGAGATGCTCGACGACATCTCGCTCTACTGGTTGACCAACACCGGCGCTTCCTCCTCACGCTTCTACTGGGAGAACAACAACAACAACTTCAGCGCCGCCGCGCAGAAGACCGCGCAGATCAAGGTGCCGGTGGCCATCACCGTATTCCCCGGCGAGATCTACCGGGCGCCGAAAAGCTGGGCGCAGCGCGCCTATCCCTCGCTGGATTACTTCCACGCGGTGGACAAGGGCGGCCACTTCGCCGCCTGGGAACAGCCGCAGCTGTTCAGCGAGGAACTGCGCGAAGCGTTCCGCCCGCTGCGAGCTGGCCTCACCAGCCACTGA
- a CDS encoding helix-turn-helix transcriptional regulator: MDLAHFFPAWGVDPAALRAGNLRLPLFLARRFWEVALEQSADPAIGLELARQLDPVQMQGLAYLMQLMPDRYSALQQMLHFWPLVAAHFEQRLEQHGDCLRLTLRPVNDYQLALPEVDYWMVRQLRHLRSAPGALPALREVRLRRPEPSDPRPWLQVIRAPVVFSSCRDEMLLDLAALQEPRDGGSPAIHEALKLSLREYAAQTETGSELERVCAEVLHRLADNPGLDEVATRLHMTPRTLHRALQRDGWSYGRIVEEHRRLLAVDLLQATASTIAEIADRLGFDEQSSFIRAFRRWYGATPGAYRMQRQ; this comes from the coding sequence GTGGACCTGGCGCATTTCTTCCCGGCGTGGGGTGTCGATCCTGCGGCCTTGCGCGCGGGCAATCTGCGCCTGCCACTGTTTCTCGCGCGGCGCTTCTGGGAAGTGGCACTGGAGCAGAGCGCGGACCCGGCCATCGGCCTGGAGCTGGCCCGGCAACTGGACCCGGTGCAGATGCAGGGTCTGGCCTATCTGATGCAGCTGATGCCGGATCGCTATTCGGCGTTGCAGCAGATGCTGCACTTCTGGCCACTGGTCGCCGCACATTTCGAGCAGCGGCTCGAACAGCATGGCGACTGCCTGCGACTGACTCTTCGGCCCGTCAACGATTATCAGCTGGCCCTTCCTGAAGTGGACTACTGGATGGTTCGCCAACTGCGCCACCTGCGCAGCGCTCCCGGTGCATTGCCGGCATTGCGCGAAGTGCGCCTGCGGCGCCCGGAGCCGTCCGATCCGCGGCCATGGTTGCAGGTCATCCGGGCACCGGTGGTGTTCTCCTCCTGCCGGGACGAAATGCTCCTTGACCTCGCCGCCCTGCAGGAACCACGCGATGGGGGCAGCCCGGCCATCCATGAAGCGCTGAAGCTGTCATTGCGCGAGTACGCCGCGCAGACCGAAACCGGCTCGGAGCTTGAGCGCGTGTGCGCCGAGGTCCTGCACAGGCTGGCGGACAATCCGGGGCTGGATGAAGTAGCGACTCGTCTGCACATGACGCCGCGCACTCTGCACCGCGCATTGCAGCGCGATGGCTGGTCCTACGGCCGCATTGTCGAGGAGCACCGACGCCTGCTGGCGGTGGACCTGCTGCAAGCCACCGCCAGCACCATCGCCGAGATCGCCGACCGGCTCGGCTTCGATGAACAGTCCAGCTTCATCCGCGCCTTCCGCCGCTGGTATGGCGCCACGCCCGGCGCGTACCGGATGCAGAGGCAATGA
- a CDS encoding ProQ/FinO family protein — MGFEQLAGLRDRLRAEKEQAKAANEKRRKPKTTPQEKPREQDPALEAIWRLQRHFPLAFPVNPAPKVPLKEGILKDAEQHLAQLGITSEQLKLGVAAWCKGTRYWASMVENAPRLDLNGQPVGTVTAAQALHAKQQAARHRSQERRNREKLKNRTPVAADSAAETNAAQTPD; from the coding sequence ATGGGTTTTGAACAACTAGCTGGGCTACGTGACCGCCTGCGGGCTGAAAAAGAGCAGGCCAAGGCCGCTAACGAGAAGCGCCGCAAGCCGAAGACCACACCGCAGGAGAAACCTCGCGAGCAGGATCCTGCGCTTGAGGCGATCTGGCGCTTGCAGCGGCATTTCCCGTTGGCTTTCCCGGTGAATCCGGCGCCCAAGGTTCCGCTCAAGGAGGGGATTCTCAAGGATGCCGAGCAACACCTGGCGCAACTGGGGATTACCAGCGAGCAGCTCAAACTGGGCGTCGCGGCCTGGTGCAAGGGAACCCGATACTGGGCCAGCATGGTGGAGAACGCGCCGCGTCTGGACTTGAACGGCCAGCCCGTCGGCACCGTGACCGCCGCCCAGGCCCTGCATGCGAAGCAGCAGGCTGCCCGTCATCGCAGCCAGGAACGTCGGAATCGCGAGAAGTTGAAGAACCGCACTCCGGTCGCTGCCGATTCCGCTGCTGAGACCAACGCAGCTCAGACCCCCGACTGA
- a CDS encoding DUF1302 domain-containing protein, whose amino-acid sequence MNHLLHARGIARPSLLALCIGAAISPGAHGVTWQLNDDWSATSNTTLSLGTSWALDAPDKHLLTAADARSIGREGSGINYNGDDGKLNYRRNETISTLFKGLTDLDVQDGNQGVFLRFKYWYDQAMEEGNGDFQRFDDSGWQDLARFKGFENLDAYVWKDFQVADRKLGVKVGKQVLSWGEALFLQNGLNAINPLDASAFNRPGVELKEGQLPVEMVSFNYDLADSLSLEGFWQYNFRPTVLDGCGTFFSSNDNIAEGCQVDYMVSGGTGTTGQALAQGRYLQRTSTDYPSDTGQYGLAMHYVIEALNDADLGVYYANYHSRTPLINGVIARKGPVSASRTNLNTGDYFTVYPEDIHMFGLSMSGVAGTTALFGELSYRPNMPLGYNPADLVALLSGQANTPILPMTAAELGAARGDEVQGYVRLPVWQFSLGATDTVNNVLGATRLAWAGEAGANLIQGIGDDRLGRAGSFGRTPPTNGVQCSAASAAGIPGGVTAAQLADYNADNCNTDGLMSHFSWGYRLRLALNYEDLLPATVVTPSINWRHDVQGYGPNFQEGQQAAGLALTFDYRNNYSLELAYNSFFGSNEFSTVDDRDFASVTLKASF is encoded by the coding sequence ATGAATCACCTTCTGCATGCCCGGGGAATCGCACGCCCCAGCCTGCTGGCGCTGTGCATCGGCGCCGCCATCAGCCCAGGCGCCCACGGCGTCACCTGGCAGCTCAACGATGACTGGAGCGCCACCTCCAATACCACGCTCAGCCTCGGCACCAGCTGGGCTCTGGACGCTCCCGACAAGCACCTGCTGACCGCGGCCGATGCGCGCAGCATCGGCCGCGAGGGCAGCGGCATCAACTACAACGGCGACGACGGCAAGCTCAACTACCGCCGCAACGAGACAATCTCCACGCTGTTCAAGGGCCTGACCGACCTGGATGTGCAGGACGGCAACCAGGGCGTGTTCCTGCGCTTCAAGTACTGGTACGACCAGGCGATGGAGGAGGGCAATGGCGACTTCCAGCGTTTCGACGATTCCGGCTGGCAGGACCTGGCCAGATTCAAGGGCTTCGAGAACCTCGACGCCTACGTCTGGAAGGACTTCCAGGTTGCCGATCGCAAGCTGGGTGTGAAGGTCGGCAAGCAGGTACTCAGCTGGGGCGAGGCGCTGTTCCTGCAGAACGGCCTCAACGCCATCAACCCGCTGGATGCATCGGCTTTCAACCGCCCCGGCGTCGAGCTCAAGGAAGGCCAGCTGCCGGTGGAGATGGTCAGCTTCAACTACGACCTCGCGGATTCGCTCAGCCTCGAGGGCTTCTGGCAGTACAACTTCCGCCCGACGGTGCTGGATGGCTGCGGCACCTTCTTCAGCAGCAACGACAACATCGCCGAAGGTTGCCAGGTCGATTACATGGTCTCCGGCGGCACCGGCACCACCGGCCAGGCGCTGGCCCAGGGGCGTTACCTGCAGCGCACCAGCACCGACTATCCCAGCGATACCGGCCAGTACGGCCTGGCCATGCACTACGTGATCGAAGCGCTCAACGACGCGGACCTGGGTGTCTACTACGCCAACTACCACAGCCGTACGCCGCTGATTAACGGGGTGATCGCCCGCAAAGGGCCAGTATCGGCCTCTCGCACCAACCTCAATACCGGTGACTACTTCACCGTCTACCCCGAAGACATCCATATGTTCGGCTTGAGCATGAGCGGCGTAGCGGGCACCACCGCGCTGTTCGGCGAACTCAGCTACCGGCCGAACATGCCGCTGGGCTACAACCCCGCGGACCTGGTGGCACTGCTCTCCGGGCAGGCCAATACGCCGATCCTGCCGATGACCGCCGCCGAGCTCGGCGCCGCCAGGGGCGATGAAGTGCAGGGCTACGTGCGCTTGCCAGTCTGGCAGTTCAGCCTTGGCGCCACCGACACGGTGAACAACGTCCTGGGCGCTACTCGCCTGGCCTGGGCAGGAGAGGCGGGGGCCAACCTGATCCAGGGCATCGGTGATGATCGACTGGGCCGAGCCGGCTCGTTCGGCCGCACGCCGCCCACCAATGGCGTGCAGTGCAGTGCTGCCTCCGCAGCCGGCATTCCCGGTGGTGTGACGGCCGCGCAGCTGGCTGACTACAACGCCGACAACTGCAACACCGACGGGCTGATGAGTCACTTCTCCTGGGGCTATCGCCTGCGCCTGGCGCTGAACTACGAGGACCTGCTGCCGGCGACGGTGGTTACACCCTCGATCAACTGGCGCCACGACGTGCAGGGCTACGGCCCGAACTTCCAGGAAGGCCAGCAGGCGGCAGGACTCGCCCTGACCTTCGACTACCGCAACAACTACTCGCTGGAGCTGGCCTACAACAGCTTCTTCGGCTCCAACGAGTTCTCCACTGTCGATGACCGTGACTTCGCCTCTGTCACCCTGAAAGCGAGCTTCTAG
- a CDS encoding alpha/beta fold hydrolase, which yields MTLFKHPHLGASALAIALAQFTSCTVAQAATAPSTDPAFGTLKHVDAGLLNVAYAEAGPADGPVVILLHGWPYDIHSYTEVAPQLAAKGYHVLVPYARGYGETRFLSASTRRNGEPAALAVDVIDFMDALKIKSAVLAGYDWGARSADIVAALWPERVKALVSVSGYLIGSQEAGKAPLPPAAELQWWYQFYFSTERGKVGYDKYRHEFARLIWQLASPQWKFDDATFERSAQALDNPDHGAISIHNYRWRLNLAEGEPRYAELEKKLAAFPSIKVPTITLEGDANGAPHPPAEAYAKRFSGKYEYRLITGGIGHNLPQEAPDAFVKAVVDADHL from the coding sequence ATGACCCTGTTCAAGCATCCGCACCTCGGCGCCTCGGCGCTGGCCATCGCCCTGGCGCAATTCACCTCCTGCACGGTGGCGCAGGCCGCTACCGCGCCATCGACCGACCCGGCGTTCGGCACGCTCAAGCACGTCGACGCCGGCCTGCTCAACGTCGCCTACGCCGAAGCCGGCCCGGCCGATGGTCCGGTGGTGATCCTGCTGCACGGCTGGCCGTACGACATCCACAGCTACACCGAGGTGGCGCCGCAACTGGCCGCCAAGGGCTATCACGTGCTGGTTCCCTATGCCCGCGGCTACGGCGAAACGCGCTTCCTCTCCGCCTCGACCCGGCGTAACGGCGAGCCGGCCGCGTTGGCAGTGGACGTCATTGACTTCATGGATGCACTGAAGATCAAGAGCGCCGTGCTGGCTGGATACGACTGGGGCGCGCGCTCGGCGGACATCGTCGCGGCGCTCTGGCCGGAGCGGGTGAAGGCGCTGGTGTCGGTCAGCGGTTACCTGATCGGCAGCCAGGAAGCGGGCAAGGCGCCGCTGCCGCCGGCCGCCGAGCTGCAGTGGTGGTACCAGTTCTACTTCTCCACCGAGCGCGGCAAGGTCGGCTACGACAAGTACCGCCACGAGTTCGCCAGGCTGATCTGGCAACTGGCTTCGCCGCAGTGGAAGTTCGACGACGCCACCTTCGAGCGCAGCGCCCAGGCCCTGGACAACCCCGACCACGGCGCGATCTCCATCCATAACTATCGCTGGCGCCTGAACCTTGCCGAAGGCGAACCGCGCTACGCGGAGCTGGAGAAGAAACTCGCAGCCTTCCCGAGCATCAAGGTGCCGACCATCACCCTCGAAGGCGACGCCAACGGCGCGCCGCACCCGCCGGCCGAGGCCTACGCCAAACGCTTCAGCGGCAAGTACGAGTACCGCCTGATCACCGGCGGCATCGGCCACAACCTGCCGCAGGAGGCGCCGGACGCCTTCGTCAAGGCGGTGGTCGACGCCGATCATCTGTGA